TGCCCAAGAATACATTTATTTTAAATTATGGAAATGATGAGAAAATGAGGACAAGTATTGACATGATTAGTGACAAGCTATTGAGTGTTTTGGGTAGTAAGGTGCCGTGTGAGATTAACTTTATGATTTTTTAGGCCCATTTTTTTTCTCATGCGATTTCTATATGTAGTTACAGTATGGGTAGAAATATGAAGGAGGTTCGCTATTTCTTTGGTGGAATGGCCAATTTTAATGAGGTTTGCTACTTCTTCTTCTTTTTGCGAAAGTGGGTTATCGTTGTTTAGTGCAAGTATAGAGGAGCTATTATCAACTAATCCTAATATATTCTTTTCTAGTCTTAACATTAGTTGTGGCTTAAATAGCTTATTGATTTTAATTTGGTTTATCACGGGCAATACAAGCAAGCATATTTTATTTTTTAAATTTTCTTTGATCTCTGTTTTTTCACTCACAAACGTTTCAATAATTTCTTTGATTGTTGTTGTTTTTTTCTCCACTTGCAATTTAAGTGATAAATTTTGTTCCTCTAGCAATGCCTCCGAATTTATGTCTCTAATATGACCAATAGCTATTTTTTGATCGATCAATTTAATTCCCCGGTTTCGTACCCAGCGTATTTCTCCGTTTGCTTGTAAAATTCTGTACTGGATATCAAAATTTGTTTCTTGTGGTGGTAT
This sequence is a window from bacterium. Protein-coding genes within it:
- a CDS encoding LuxR C-terminal-related transcriptional regulator → MSNGFNTLWNLDSDDSTLGINYWFHSIHPLDKILIPPQETNFDIQYRILQANGEIRWVRNRGIKLIDQKIAIGHIRDINSEALLEEQNLSLKLQVEKKTTTIKEIIETFVSEKTEIKENLKNKICLLVLPVINQIKINKLFKPQLMLRLEKNILGLVDNSSSILALNNDNPLSQKEEEVANLIKIGHSTKEIANLLHISTHTVTTYRNRMRKKMGLKNHKVNLTRHLTTQNTQ